DNA from Elaeis guineensis isolate ETL-2024a chromosome 2, EG11, whole genome shotgun sequence:
TATCTATTGAGCTACGGATTCCATACAGCTTATGAAGATGGATCACAAGGTCCAATTGGCAAGGCTTCGGACATTATTCTATGGGCACTTGGCTTCCATCGGGATTCCAAAGAGCTTGCACTGCCTCGGCCTGAGACTGACAGAGGAGTATCTAGTGAATGCCCTTGCCCGATCTTCACTTCCACCCCCTGAATATGCCTCTCGCCTAACCAATGGCTCCTACATTCACTTTGCTCTTATAACTGACAATGTCCTTGCTGCCGCTGTAGTGGTCTCCTCCACCATCACAAGTTCTGCTGATCCTGAGAAGATAGTGTTCCACATTATTACTGATAAGAAGACCTACACTGCAATGCATGCATGGTTTGCCCTCAACCACGTCCCTCCTGCAATTGTGGAGGTCAAAAGCCTTCATCAGTTTGACTGGCCTGCCCATGTGAATGATATGGTCATGGAGACAGTCGAAGAGATCCATAAGAGTTCATCAGCCTATCGTTACTACAGTAGAGCAGATGAATACAGAAGACTTGAGGCTTTAAAACCAAGCACATTTTCAGTCTTGAATTACCTGAGAATTCATCTTCCAGAGGTAAAACCGTCACATACAGAGTACATACTTGTGATATTTGACAATTGCAACATTAGTACTGATTGTCGGTGATTGTCATAACCAGCTGTTTCCGAAGCTGGAAAGGGTGATCTTCCTTGATGATGATGTTGTGGTGCAGCAAGACCTGGCCCCTTTGTGGGATTTAAATCTCAATGGGAATGTCCTTGGTGCAGTTAGGGCAGAGGAGAGTGATGAAGGGGAAGACAGCCATTGCATCGGAAAGAAACTAagtgactatctaaatttctcaaATCCTATGATATCTTCACTATCTTTGGTATCAAATAGAGATCAATGTGCATGGTTGAGTGGCATGAACGTTTGTGATCTTCAAGCATGGCGAAGGACCAATATAACGCAGACCTCCCAGCACTGGCTTAAACATGCAAGTTCTTACATTTATCAACTCGTCTTTATTGCCTCAAGAAGATGCTATTAGCTAAGAATTGTTACTCAAGCtgctgccctttttttttttttttcccccttttttttttgtcttgtcTTGCAGAATCGTGAGTCTGGATTTGTATTGTACGATGTGGGATCACTGCCTCCAGCGTTAATAGCTTTTGAAGACCAAATACAGACAATTGAACCTTATTGGCATCTGTCGGGATTGGGTTGGCGAATGCCTGATCCTGAGCTTCTAGAATCTGCTGCTGTTGTTCATTTCAGTGGACCACGGAAACCATGGCTTGAGATTGGGTTCCCAGCACTGCGAGAAATGTGGAGAGCCCAGTTTAACCACTCTAATGAGTTCTTAAGGAGCTGTAGAGTTGTGGAGTGAAGGTATATAACAGGCTACTAGGCTAGTGAAGGAAAGGATATATTTATGATCTCAACTACTCCTTGGTTAGCTTAATTTATTACATAGAACATAGATAGCTCGGTTTCATTTTGGCAGGCAGGGTTAGCAGACTTGAGCGGAGGGAAGAAGGTACTGCTTTCAGTCTCTGCTCAGGGTAGCTCTGTATACTGATTACTCGTAAGAGTTAAATCCATCTGAGTTGTATATATTGAAGGAGAGGCCCAACGGCCCCTCCAtggatatatctatatatatacgagAATGCGTGGTGCAGCTTTATGAGTTCTTCAGCTTTTTGAAGGTGGAAATGTTCAACCCGACAGCAATCTTTTTCTCATCCTTGTTCATGTACTCAAATAATGATTCATGTTAAGATTCTAGTATTGTTGAATATATTTTCATATGCAGGAAATTTTCTTTTGTCTGCCCTCCAAATTTGTATTCGGCCGGCCCATGCAGGGGCCATGTTCTGTAAACCACATCCTCTTCCGATTGCAAGAGTTTGAAGCCCGTCCCGGGGgagtaaaaagaaaaagaaaaaaaagaaaagaaaaaggactcTCTTTTTGTCTTGATGATAAAGAAAAAGACGAACATAATGAGGCGGGAAGTGCAATTATTGCATCTAGAGCTCAGATGGCTCCGGACCTCTGGTGCACGTTATCCACTTCCTATTCATAAACAGGATCTTGCAATCAACTAATATGGCCATCTATGTTATGATGGTTTATCATGTGTTTTTTTGCCCCCTCTCAGCATCGTCTTGTTAAATAtaggtatttttttcctttagaaaaaaaaagatttggagtgtgaatgtgtgtgtgtgtgtgagagagagagagagagagagagagagagagcccgaAAGTAACACTAATAGCGGAATTAGGGGTATCCGAAGCCTTGTATTGCATGGCTGGGTGGAGATGTGCGCGCGCATGCGGGGAATGCATGCTGTCTCTGTTTCATATCCGTCCAAACACCAATTGAAATACTGCTGAACGAAGCAAACTGCCAGGAGAGAAGAAGGGCCAAGCTTTGTCCTGTCACAGCTCGGTTTGGTCACATTAATGCGGTGCTGAAGCcttgcttatatatatatatatatatagacttgACAATTACACCTGACTGAGATGGGTCCCAACCCATCCAACCCGATCTTAATGGATTGGAATGGTCAATGTGTTGATTAGATTTTGATCCAATCTgatataaatctaataaatttatatctcGAACCAGATTCGGATAGTAGCCATCTCGACTTATTACCTGACTCAAATCTGATCCGATCTTATGTGtatatattatttttctattttattgttAAATTGATATACATCCAGATTaattatagaataaaaaattaagttttaaaattgAAACTTTTACATTTTCATATGGCCTTATGCTCCTTGTGGCTTAGTGAAGGTGTCACGTCCCGACCCGAgcttgtgaatcgagggtcatggcaaccgccgcatactcatagaaaacttttcccataagcatgcaaggcatctcatcatgatatcttacacataaaattaaataattttttcaatttttttaacaatcaaaccttagttcaaataacaaatcaaaactcagtgtccaaaagaaaaataattgtctgacaaagtcaacgcttaaaaataaaagtcttgaatcaattctgagaaaatcctaaatcaaatgagttAACTTCATCTCTAAtcactctcccaaccgaaattccgcatcatgctaattttctggatctgtaaagaaaaatataaaattcatcatgagctaaatagtccagtaagcagtgtatacctttaactgaataaatcagataataatactgtacatgtcggtttactgataataacaaaatcaatatgtaaattcatgaaatcataatcatactatcaatcatatataatatttcaattcatcataatttcagattatgcttatcatcttaaattcatcaatttcttaagttcttaccaagcatgactatgaccatattttttctgtggcagggtcataataccacgtatctgcttgcggtaggctgcgaatcatcagACAGTCAAGTCCTTTGAAaccactggtctcgctggcggtttgtcgctgtctctctggcgacatgtcgctggtctcgctggcgacataaaccatcaggacaatcaattgccaatgtatattgccccattggcggggtcctttacatagtcaggttgtcaaattcatatcatctttcaattcatatattattttcaaaaataatataaataaatgatattcgagtcaaatcaatcatatcattctttatgatcatacatcatcataataatttttcaacaaataacttcaatcataaataatttctacaattaacttcaatcataaataatttcaacaattattttcaataaatattttcaatcacaagcatgccatgaatttatttaattcagaatttttaatttatcagataaattcaataaaagtaaatactacttacctcaaaaaaaaatccaaactaggaattctagaaatcttgaaaatccttctccggacctggtacgtcaaatatcatattttttatcaaaatttcatcgaattaaaataaaatttgttaaaatccaatgtccccacatggatcaacttgacgacagcatccaggattttcggattGATCCATGGAAGctcttcttatatttatttaattattattatatatattattattattatttttttaattccataaatcctaaaaatctaagagagagagagcagagagagaaagtttctctatcctttttctttttctctctttttcttctttttcttttcttttcttttctctttttcttctttttcttttcttttcttttctcttttctctcaggctccttcctggccgaaacaggggaccggcaggtCCCCTCCCTTGCCCAACCATTCAGGTCACGACCGAGATGGtgaaggccggcggcagaggggggccactcttcCGAGTTcgaagaggcaaggtcggcggtcggttgtgatcgccggcatcgaaaaacaaaaggaaagaagaaacctaaacaggggtctcttctccgaccaaaaatcgacgacacCCGTCACCGACagtcgtgcacagaggcacgggaagaaggagaaagaagagaggaagaggaggaaaacttacttcggcctccggtgaccccgccggtgagcaatcacggtgagaacgaAACAAATATCCGCGGCTCCAATCGAAAAattagggaggaagagaggggaaaaggATCGGTGgagggcttctaaggaaggggagagcctttttatagagagccctaggactcctgatgGTCTTAGGACTCCCGATCATCGGGGTTTaattggagaagaagactcctaccgggagtcttcttcccggttcccctgtttcttttttttttttttgggcttgggcttgggtcttgataGTTGGGCcctggtttgggctataacattcttcacccctaaaagaaatttcgtcctcaaaatttttcatacctgtggtctcgaagagctggagatatttttgcttcatttctttctctagttcccaagtagcttctctttccgaatgtcgactccactgtatcttgacataaggaatgttgcgacgtctcagcacttgttctttacggtccacgatccgtatcggatattcttcatatgatagatcttttctagcttgcaatggttcaagtttcacgatgtgacttgggtctggtaaatatttttttaacataaaatatgaaaaacattatgtactcctgcaagcgaaggtggtaaggcaagtctataagccacctcactaattctttccaaaatctcaaacggacccacatatctaagattcaatttgccacgaatgccaaatcttgagattccttttgaaggagatactttgagaaatatatggtcaccaatttgaaattctaattttcgtctcctgttatctgcataacttttctatcTGCTTTGTGCTCTctgaagtcgttctttaattaattgaatcttcttgactgcttgttgaacaagttcgggacccaatattctctgctcaccaacatcatcccagtgaatcggtgatcgacatcttctaccatataatgcttcataaggtgccataccaatgctagcctgataactgttattgtaagcgaactcaatcaaaggtagatactCATCCCATAAACTTTTTATATCCaaaatacaagttctcaacatatcttctaagatctgaatagttctctctgactgaccatcagtctatggataaaaagctgtactgaagttcaattttgttcctaatgccttgtgtaagctcttccaaaactgtgatacaaatctggtatctcgatccgatacgatggtcactgaaattccatgtagccttacaatttctttcatatataattttgctaatctttccaaagtaaatccaatcctaattggtagaaagtgtgcagactttgtcaatcggtccacaatcacccaggctgcatcatttttacttggagtcttaggtagtccagttacaaaatccatagtgatatgctTCCACTTCCATACtgaaatatcaagaggttgaagtagtcccgtaggtctctgatgttcagctttaacttgttgacacaccaaacattgagccacgaattgagcgatctctctcttcatattattccaccagtatatttttttaagtctctatacatcttagtacctcccggatgaactgtataaccggtctgatgtactttctgaagtatttcatgcttgagtactgaatcattaggtacgcaaattctattttcgaacctcaacgaaccatcatcatgtatcttgaattcagattgaacaccagcttccactgaattctttattttcattagttgtggatcatcattctgggcaactataattctttcaatgagtgttggctgaaccctcatgttggctaatcgtactgttgagtcatatattcggatgtctaatttcagttttcttatatcctccaataattggctttgatgtgtgattaaaaccgcTAAATTTTTCAcgaattttctactaagggcatcagcaacgacattagcttttctaggatgataatgaattgttaaatcataatctttcaacagttctaaccaccttctctgtctcatgtttaattccttCTGCGTAAAagtatacttcaaactcttatgatcagtaaacacttcacactgcgcaccataTAAGTGATGTccccaaatttttagggcaaaaatcactgcagctaattccaaatcatgtgtcggataattctattcatatggtttcaattatcttgaagcgtaggccactaccttaccatgttgcatcaatacacagccgagtccctttttagatgcatcactatatattgtgaatccttatctcctgttggtatagtaaggataagagctgaaactaatcgttgttttaactcttgaaaactctgttcacaatcttcgatCCACTCAAATTTaatccctttttgagtaagatgagtcaaaggtgcagctatgcaggagaatccttctacaaatcgtctgtaatatcctgctattctcagaaagcttcgaatctcgaaaatatttgtaggtctattccactgcatcacagcttccacttttgttggattcacagaaattccatctttagatacgatgtgtcctaaaaagactattttgtccaaccaaaattcacacttcttaaatttggcataaaatttttctttcctcaatatttgtagtacacaccgtaaatattcttcatgctccaatttacttcttgaatatatcaagatatcgtcaataaatacgacaacaaacttatcgagataggatttgaatattctgttcattaaatccataaaagccgctggagcattggttaacccaaatgacatcactagaaattcataatatCCATAACAAGTTCTAAAtgtagtctttggtatgtcctctgttttgatttttaactgatgatatcctgaacgaagatcaatttttgaaaagacttgtgcaccttgcagctgatcaaacaaatcatcgattcgaggtagaggatacttatttctgatagtgttcttattcaactctATATAATCGATACAaagcctcatactaccatctttcttcttcacaaataagactagaGCTCCCCAAGAAGATACACTAagccttataaaatctttatccaacaaattctgtaattgatctttcaactccttcaactccataggggccattcggtAAGGAGCTTTAAAAATTGGACcagtattaggtgccaactcaatggtaaattcaatttctctgtctggtggtagtccggttaaatcatcaatgaatacatccgaaaattcatttacgataggaatatcctgtaacttcaattcatcatgttctttattctttattgatactaggtaacctctacatccctttcttagcatctgtctagcttgcacaaatgaaataatacgtggaggggtggttcctgtactttcatcaaaactgaattttaattcttccggtatttgaaagttcactctctttccatgacaatccacagaggcatgataagtagcaagccaatctattcctagaatgacatcgaaatcatacatatctaggaccaccaaatctatcggtaactctctttctcatattctgatactacatgacttgcacacactttcggtactcaaaatatcaCCTACTGGTATCTtaacatataatttgattttcataggttcacatactatattatgttgtctaataaaagtagtggatataaaagagtgtgtagcaccagaatcaaacaaaactgaagcatgaataccagatacaggaatgatacctgtcaccataGCATTAGAGGCctaagcatcctgttgtgtgagtgtaTAGATCATTCCTTGAGTTTTCGAtctttgacctccatcctttgtttatgtgggtctattctcattcctctgggggcaatctgcaatcttgtatCCTTTCTGTCCACAGCTAAAATAATAACAAGTATTCTATGgacaattagaagactcatgctctcttcgaccacatctcgaacatctagctgcctcattctcacgattcttatcatttgctggcttctttgctggactcttattgttctgatttcgtctttgagttccaccaaacctatttctcttcttctgattccgttatctctccgcatgtgcttcattagctttcctctcaattattagagctttattcacaactgaggcataagtagttaactcatagggtaccACTTGTTTTctaatttctgtcttcagtccaatttcaaatttatgtactctgtcttgctcaatctcaactaatcttggaacaaacttggctaactccgtgaatttagcttcatattctgcaacggatctgttctcctgtttcagatgaatgaactcctactctttctgtattctgacacttcagggaaagtacttgtcaaagaattcatctcgaaatctctcccaagtgagtggtatcgtatcgtgttcatatttttgttcaagtatacgccatcagttgtatgcctcgccttgtaacagatatgctgtgtagcggatcttctcttcatcgtggcattcttgcacggtgaatgccttctccattttcataattcagttatctgcttccagtggctcgatggtccctttgaaggctgaaggggctagcttcttaaactcgacgatattgtttctctgcattagatgttctccatgtccatgtgtcggtggaggatgctgacgtggctgtgcatgttgttgttgaagtaactgttgctgtgtttgaactactccgatcagagtttgcattagttgagtcatgttcggctcctcctgtactatCGGAGTATTTTCGAtaggatcaaggattccctcctgctgagatgtgccgctattcaattggggagcattatcaccaagtggatttgatgtccctcctaccgctccttgagtattcttcgttcgtcgtggaggcattttgacctatgacaaatttgagataacaacttatccttaataaggttataaacttacttgagacaggtcagatcataatcatcataactaacctctcaaattttctaatatctacccatcactcgctcattctattctacataTCTTTATCTatttacttatgctctgataccatattaattatcacgcccccgatccgagattgtgaatcgagagtcatggcaaccgtcgcatactcatagaaaacttttctcataagcatgcaaagtatctcatcatgatatcttacacataaagttaaataatttttttaattttttaacaatcaaaccttagttcaaataacaaatcaaaactcagtatccaaaagaaaaataattgtctgacaaagtcaacgtttaaaaataaaagtcttgaatcaattctgagaaaatcctaaatcaaatgagttaactccatctttaatcgctctcccaatcgaaattccacatcatgctaattttctggatctgtaaaaaaaaatataaaactcatcatgagctaaatagcccagtaagtagtgtatacctttaactgaataaatcagacaataatactgtacatgtcggtttactgataataacaaaatcaatatgtaaattcatgaaatcataatcatactatcaatcatatataatattttaattcatcataatttcagatTATGCttatcttcttaaattcatcaatttcataagttcttcttaccaaccatgactatgaccatatttttcctatggcagggtcataataccgcgtatctgcttgcggtaggccgCGAATCATCagacagccaagtcctttggaaccgctggtctcgctggcggtttgtcgctgatctctttggcgacatgtcgctagtctcgctggcgacataaaccctcaggacaatcaattgccaacgtatatgcccccattggcggggtcctttacatagtcaggttgtcaaattcatatcatcttccaattcatatattattttcaaaaataatataaataaatgatattcgagtcaaatcaatcatatcattctttatgatcatacatcatcataataatttttcaacaaataacttcaatcataaataatttctacaattaacttcaatcataaataatttcaacaattattttcaataaatattttcaatcacaagcatgtcatgaatttatttaattcaaaatttttaatttattagataaattcaataaaagtaaacactacttacctcaaaaaaaaattcaaactaggaattctagaaatcttgaaaatccttctccggacctggtacgtcaaatatcatatttttgatcaaaattttatcgaattaaaataaaatttattaaaatccaatgtccccacatggatcaacttgatgacagcatccaggattttcggattgatccatgaaaactcttcttatatttcttttaattattattattattatattattattattattattttttaatttcataaatcctaaaaatctaaaagagagagcagagagagaaagtttctctctcccttttctttttctctcttttttttcttctttttcttttcttttctctttttcttctttttcttttcttttctctttttcttctttttcttttcttttcttttctcttttctctcgggctccttcctggccgaaacaggggaccggcaggtCCCCTCCCTTGCCCGACCGTTCAGGTCACGGCCGACACGGcgaaggccggcggcagaggggggccactctccCGAGTTCGGAGAGGTAAGGCCGGCGATCGGTTGTGATCACCGGCGCCGGAAAACAAAGGGGAAGAAGAGACCTAAACAGAGGTCTTttctccgaccaaaaatcggcgacacccgtcgccggcagtcgcgcacagaggcatgaaaagaaagagaaagaagagaggaagaggaagaaaacttacttcggcctccggtgaccccaccggtgagcaatcacggtgagaacgaaacaagtatccgcggctccaatcagaaaatcagggaggaagagaggggaaaaggATCGGTGgagggcttctaaggaaggggagagcctttttatagagagccctaggactcctggtggtcctaggactcccgatcgtcggggtttaatcggagaagaagactcctatcgggagtcttcttcccggttcccttgtttcttttttattttttattttttgggcttgggcttgggtcttgataGTTGGgccttggtttgggctataacagaagGTCTAAAGGCTGGTTGTATGAAATGTGGACTTTATAGTCTTTAGGTTTGATTAAGGCCTCAAGGGTTGAAGAGTAGTAGTGGACTGTTATTCAATGTTTctattttcatctaaaaaatttcaTTTAGATGGGACAGATATCCGATCGGATAACTCGATATCCAATCAGATAGGATATAGGTAAAGAAAGTGTTGACCCATCGGATTACGGATAGGGTTCGGATCAAAATGCTAGGATATTGGATCGGATTCGGATCGATCCAAACCCGCACTTAACCTGACCCATTGCCAAGCCTACTTATAAACCatcattttttcctttttcaaGTAAACCACTTAAAAGTTGAAATGAGGTAGGGGTGGCAAAAATTGACCTGATATGTCAATCCGATCCATAATCGATTTGCCATAAACAAATTTGGATTTGAGCTAAATAGATTCAAATCATAAATAGATCGACCCGTTTAATTTGTTTATTATTTGGGTTGGATTCAGTTTTCACATGTCCaacttgtttaacccatttaagtttTGGATTGGACTAAATTAGCTAGTGTATGGGCTATTAAAATAAATTGAGTAGTGGACCAGTAGGCAATTGGGCTCTTCCCAATTTTCATGCAGTGCGCAGCGGTGCTTATTTTTCAATTCCCCCGATACCCCCCTTCGTAATCCATATAactgcatcaaattcaataaggctAGGGTTTTctcgtcccctcctttttcttcttcgtgCCACCATCCACGAAGCATTTAGGAGATTGGTCTGGTTGAGGGTCGTGAAGCTATGGAGGGCCGGAGACAACGAATCATAAACTTGTGGGACACAACGCCCTCTATTTCTTGATCAAGTGATAGGGCGGAGCTGTGAAGGGCTGGAGGCAGCCGAGTGCATGGTCAAGCCATCAAGGGTGGAGCCGGAGGTAGCCGAGAGTTTTGGTTGAGTGAAGTTGGAGGCGGCAAGAGCTCGGTCAAGCCGTCAAAGGTGGAGCCGAAAGAAGCCGTGAGCTCCGATCGAACGGAGGCTAGAGAGGCAGTCGAGAGCGTAGTGGAGATGGAGGCGAGGGCAGTCGATTGGACAGAGCTGAAGGCAAGAACGCGGCGAGAGCTTCCCATTGGGCAAAGCGAGGTGAGAGTATGGTGAGGACGATCGATCGAGTGGAGCTGGAGCCGATCGAGATTGCGGTGAGGGCGGAGGCAAGAGTAGAGCCGTAGAAATAGAAGACGATGGagcgcaatttttttttttaaatggatcATAAGTcgattggattttattttt
Protein-coding regions in this window:
- the LOC105041065 gene encoding probable galacturonosyltransferase 13 — protein: MQFYFWPEERRVTISSVGSWEVMKLKGSNRRFSYRSVLPTVLIAGILLPFLFIRAAFLALDAGVSICPSISCLGWRFGPRFLRGSDASREFMMELRRAYAEGAGGYIDPKVVEAAPDSLDDLIAEMRSSSSYQQLDITTFVLKTRAMLMKMDHKVQLARLRTLFYGHLASIGIPKSLHCLGLRLTEEYLVNALARSSLPPPEYASRLTNGSYIHFALITDNVLAAAVVVSSTITSSADPEKIVFHIITDKKTYTAMHAWFALNHVPPAIVEVKSLHQFDWPAHVNDMVMETVEEIHKSSSAYRYYSRADEYRRLEALKPSTFSVLNYLRIHLPELFPKLERVIFLDDDVVVQQDLAPLWDLNLNGNVLGAVRAEESDEGEDSHCIGKKLSDYLNFSNPMISSLSLVSNRDQCAWLSGMNVCDLQAWRRTNITQTSQHWLKHNRESGFVLYDVGSLPPALIAFEDQIQTIEPYWHLSGLGWRMPDPELLESAAVVHFSGPRKPWLEIGFPALREMWRAQFNHSNEFLRSCRVVE